Proteins encoded by one window of Dyella humicola:
- a CDS encoding peroxiredoxin: MSIQVGDSLPDVEIRAIGAEIAQTQTGPLFAGRKVVMFAVPGAFTPTCSNRHLPGYVQHFAEFQARGIEVMCLAVNDAYVMQAWAASQQVPHELLMLADGNGGFTRALGLELDGSAYGMGLRAKRFALYAENGLVKQLQVEAPGEFRVSTAEAMLEGIG, encoded by the coding sequence ATGAGCATCCAAGTGGGCGATTCGCTGCCCGACGTCGAGATCCGCGCCATCGGTGCCGAGATCGCTCAAACCCAGACAGGCCCACTGTTCGCCGGGCGCAAAGTGGTGATGTTTGCCGTGCCTGGCGCCTTTACCCCCACCTGTTCCAACCGCCACTTACCCGGTTACGTGCAGCATTTCGCCGAGTTCCAGGCGCGCGGCATCGAGGTGATGTGCCTGGCCGTCAACGATGCCTACGTGATGCAGGCATGGGCTGCCTCGCAACAGGTACCGCACGAATTGCTGATGCTCGCCGACGGCAACGGCGGCTTTACGCGCGCGCTGGGGCTGGAGCTGGACGGGAGCGCCTACGGCATGGGCCTCCGTGCCAAGCGCTTCGCGTTGTACGCCGAAAACGGCTTGGTGAAGCAGCTGCAGGTCGAGGCGCCCGGCGAATTTCGCGTGTCGACCGCTGAGGCGATGCTCGAAGGCATCGGCTGA
- a CDS encoding DnaJ C-terminal domain-containing protein — MEFKDYYDILGVKPEASEAEIKAAYRKLARKYHPDKNKDAGAEDKFKAINEANEVLRDKEKRRAYDELRAGGYRGGEQFRPPPGWGQNHGFDIGGDGGGDFSDFFESLFGRGGAGPRAGAPRARRGGDVHAHVQIDLQTAFDGGRTRLALQDSSGGERVLEVKIPAGIQPGQVIRLAGQGHAGMGGAPHGDLLLEVGIRDDARFRLDGRNVLHVLPIAPWEAALGTTVPVPTLAGTVDLRIPAGSQSGRKLRLKGRGLPGAHPGDQLVELSIRAPLADSDAQRSAYESLRDQFPDYDPRH, encoded by the coding sequence GTGGAATTCAAAGATTATTACGACATTCTTGGCGTAAAGCCGGAGGCTTCGGAGGCCGAGATCAAGGCCGCCTACCGCAAGCTGGCGCGCAAATACCATCCGGACAAGAACAAGGACGCCGGGGCGGAGGACAAATTCAAGGCCATCAACGAAGCCAACGAAGTGCTCCGCGACAAGGAAAAACGCCGCGCTTATGACGAGCTGCGTGCGGGCGGCTATCGGGGTGGCGAGCAGTTTCGCCCTCCGCCGGGTTGGGGTCAGAATCACGGCTTCGACATCGGTGGCGATGGCGGTGGCGACTTCAGCGATTTCTTCGAGAGCCTGTTCGGACGTGGCGGTGCCGGTCCACGCGCTGGAGCGCCGCGTGCGCGTCGTGGCGGCGACGTGCATGCACACGTGCAGATCGACCTGCAGACCGCCTTTGATGGCGGACGTACGCGGCTAGCCTTGCAGGATTCCAGCGGCGGTGAGCGCGTGCTCGAGGTGAAGATTCCTGCAGGTATCCAGCCAGGCCAGGTGATCCGCTTGGCCGGTCAGGGTCATGCCGGCATGGGTGGCGCGCCCCATGGCGACTTGTTGCTGGAAGTCGGTATTCGGGACGATGCGCGCTTCCGTCTCGATGGCCGCAATGTATTGCATGTGCTGCCGATTGCGCCGTGGGAGGCTGCCCTGGGTACTACGGTGCCGGTGCCGACCTTGGCGGGCACGGTGGACCTGCGCATTCCGGCGGGATCCCAGTCAGGGCGCAAGCTGCGACTCAAGGGGCGTGGCCTGCCGGGTGCGCATCCGGGCGATCAGCTGGTCGAGCTGTCGATCCGCGCGCCGTTGGCGGATAGCGATGCCCAGCGTTCGGCCTATGAGTCCCTGCGCGATCAATTTCCCGATTACGATCCACGGCATTGA
- the pilH gene encoding twitching motility response regulator PilH — protein MARILIVDDSPSQLLGIKRIVEKLGHEALTAEDGAAGVEAAKRERPDLILMDVVMPNLNGFQATRTISKDPDTSHIPVVLITTKDQETDKVWGLRQGAKAYVTKPIKEEELVTTLKELLPA, from the coding sequence ATGGCACGCATCCTGATCGTCGACGATTCGCCGTCGCAGTTGCTGGGCATCAAGCGCATCGTCGAGAAGCTCGGGCATGAGGCCCTTACCGCCGAGGACGGCGCTGCGGGCGTGGAAGCGGCCAAGCGTGAGCGTCCCGACCTGATCCTGATGGATGTGGTCATGCCCAACCTCAACGGTTTCCAGGCCACCCGCACGATCAGCAAGGACCCGGATACCTCGCATATCCCGGTCGTGCTGATTACCACCAAGGACCAGGAAACCGACAAAGTATGGGGACTGCGCCAGGGTGCGAAAGCCTACGTGACCAAGCCCATCAAGGAAGAGGAACTGGTGACGACGCTCAAGGAGCTGTTGCCCGCTTGA
- a CDS encoding YhdH/YhfP family quinone oxidoreductase: protein MSTPNAFRAFRIHNDDAGYRGGLETIGADVLSPGEVLVQVAYSSINFKDALAGTGKGKILRQYPLNGGIDVAGHVVASSDPAFKEGDAVLCTGSGLSETRDGGYGEYVRLPSAWTIPLPKGLSLRESMIIGTAGFTAALALLRMQDNRQTPTLGPIAVTGATGGVGMLAIDIFTRAGYAVHAISGKASHFDFLRDLGAAECIDRHQLAFSGKPMDSVRFGGALDNVGGTMLAGLLPLIAPYGNVAICGNAGGIGLESTVMPFIIRGASLLGIASAGTARDIRDRVWEHLASDWKPQHLERIATREVSLDQLPEVFGRMLAGESFGRTLVQIRQAT from the coding sequence ATGAGCACGCCGAACGCATTTCGCGCATTCCGCATCCACAACGACGACGCGGGTTACCGCGGTGGTCTCGAAACGATCGGCGCCGACGTGCTCTCGCCGGGCGAAGTGCTGGTCCAGGTGGCGTACTCCTCGATCAACTTCAAGGATGCCCTCGCCGGTACCGGCAAGGGCAAGATCCTTCGCCAATACCCGCTCAATGGCGGTATCGACGTGGCCGGTCACGTGGTCGCATCCAGCGATCCGGCGTTCAAGGAAGGCGACGCCGTGTTGTGCACCGGCAGCGGTCTTTCGGAAACGCGCGACGGCGGCTACGGCGAATACGTTCGCCTCCCTTCGGCCTGGACGATTCCGCTGCCGAAAGGCCTGAGCCTGCGCGAAAGCATGATCATCGGGACAGCCGGCTTTACGGCCGCACTAGCCTTGTTGCGGATGCAGGACAACCGGCAGACGCCCACGCTGGGACCGATCGCCGTCACCGGCGCCACGGGTGGCGTGGGCATGCTTGCCATCGACATCTTTACCCGCGCCGGTTACGCCGTGCACGCCATCAGCGGCAAAGCGTCACATTTCGATTTCCTGCGCGACCTGGGCGCGGCTGAGTGCATCGACCGGCACCAGCTCGCCTTCAGCGGCAAGCCGATGGACTCCGTGCGCTTCGGTGGCGCGCTGGACAACGTGGGCGGCACCATGCTGGCCGGCCTGCTTCCGCTGATCGCCCCCTACGGCAATGTCGCCATTTGTGGCAATGCCGGCGGCATCGGCCTCGAAAGTACGGTGATGCCCTTCATCATTCGTGGCGCCAGCCTGCTCGGCATTGCGTCTGCCGGTACCGCCCGCGACATCCGTGATCGCGTCTGGGAACACCTGGCCAGTGACTGGAAGCCGCAGCACCTTGAGCGCATCGCCACCCGGGAGGTGTCGCTCGATCAACTGCCCGAAGTGTTCGGCCGCATGCTCGCTGGCGAATCCTTTGGGCGTACTCTGGTACAAATTCGCCAAGCGACCTGA
- a CDS encoding TIGR00730 family Rossman fold protein, with amino-acid sequence MPQPSALCVYCGSSSGSHPDYVEQARAFGTEMARRGIALVYGGGKVGLMGTVANAVLAGGGRVIGVIPRQLVELEVAHTGLTEIVVVDTMHQRKTRMYELSDAFVALPGGFGTMDEMFEMLTWAQLGLHRYPCAFLDVRGYYGQLRAMMDHMVAERFVRPEQRESVWFGQDMQQLFDWMESYEGAHTPKWIDRSSVKA; translated from the coding sequence ATGCCCCAACCCTCTGCCCTATGCGTCTACTGCGGCTCCAGCAGCGGCAGTCATCCTGACTACGTCGAACAGGCACGTGCTTTCGGCACCGAGATGGCCCGACGCGGCATCGCACTTGTCTATGGCGGCGGCAAGGTCGGTTTGATGGGCACCGTGGCCAATGCGGTGCTGGCTGGTGGCGGCCGGGTGATCGGCGTCATTCCGCGCCAGCTGGTCGAGCTCGAGGTGGCCCATACCGGCCTGACCGAGATCGTCGTCGTCGACACCATGCACCAGCGCAAGACCCGCATGTACGAACTATCCGACGCCTTCGTCGCGCTACCCGGCGGCTTCGGCACCATGGACGAAATGTTCGAAATGTTGACCTGGGCGCAGCTTGGGCTGCATCGCTATCCCTGCGCGTTCCTCGATGTGCGCGGCTACTATGGACAGCTCCGCGCGATGATGGATCACATGGTGGCGGAGCGTTTCGTGCGCCCCGAACAACGCGAGAGTGTATGGTTCGGTCAGGACATGCAGCAGCTGTTCGACTGGATGGAAAGCTACGAGGGCGCCCACACGCCCAAATGGATCGACCGCAGCAGCGTCAAGGCCTGA
- the lpdA gene encoding dihydrolipoyl dehydrogenase, translating to MSEKFDVIVIGAGPAGYVAAIRAAQLGLKTACVDAFVGKDGKQALGGTCLNVGCIPSKALLDSSKQYYNIAHNLPVHGITVDGAKVDMATFIGRKDKIVKQFTGGIGQLFKANKVTPFFGTGKLLKGNDVEITGNDGSKQTISATNVILASGSVPIELPFAKFDNKMIVDNAGALDFTEVPKRLGVIGAGVIGLELGSVWKRLGADVTVLEALPDFLSVADADIAKVAAKEFAKQGLTIKLSAKLTKAEIKKNEVALTYEDKDGAHELVVDKLLVAVGRRAYTDGLLAADTGVKLDERGRIVVDEHNHTGVNGVWAIGDAVRGPMLAHKGSEEGVAVAEWIAGKAGHVNLDTVPWVIYTEPEIAWAGKTEAQLKAEGVPYKVGTFPFAAIGRAVAMNEAIGMVKMLAHAETDRILGVHMVGPGVSELIAECVVAMEFKGSSEDLARIVHAHPTLSEAVHEAALSVDKRAIHKGN from the coding sequence ATGAGCGAAAAATTCGACGTCATCGTCATCGGCGCAGGCCCTGCCGGCTATGTGGCCGCGATCCGCGCCGCGCAGCTGGGCCTGAAGACCGCCTGCGTGGACGCGTTTGTCGGCAAGGACGGCAAGCAGGCCCTCGGCGGCACCTGCCTCAACGTGGGCTGCATCCCGTCCAAGGCGCTGCTCGATTCGTCCAAGCAGTACTACAACATCGCCCACAACCTGCCGGTGCACGGCATTACCGTGGACGGCGCCAAGGTCGATATGGCGACCTTCATCGGCCGCAAGGACAAGATCGTCAAGCAGTTCACCGGCGGCATCGGTCAGCTGTTCAAGGCCAACAAGGTCACGCCGTTCTTCGGCACCGGCAAGCTGCTCAAGGGCAACGACGTCGAGATCACCGGCAATGACGGCTCCAAGCAGACCATCAGCGCCACCAATGTGATCCTGGCTTCGGGTTCGGTGCCGATCGAGCTGCCGTTCGCCAAGTTCGACAACAAGATGATCGTCGACAACGCCGGCGCGCTGGACTTCACCGAGGTGCCGAAGCGCCTGGGCGTGATCGGCGCGGGCGTGATCGGCCTGGAGCTGGGCAGCGTGTGGAAGCGCCTGGGTGCAGACGTGACCGTGCTCGAAGCGCTGCCGGATTTCCTCAGCGTCGCTGACGCCGACATCGCCAAGGTCGCCGCCAAGGAATTCGCCAAGCAGGGCCTGACTATCAAACTCAGTGCCAAGCTGACCAAGGCCGAGATCAAAAAGAATGAAGTCGCCCTGACCTATGAGGACAAGGACGGCGCGCACGAACTGGTGGTCGACAAGCTGCTGGTGGCCGTGGGCCGCCGCGCCTACACCGACGGTCTGCTGGCTGCCGACACCGGCGTGAAGCTGGACGAGCGCGGCCGCATCGTGGTCGACGAGCACAACCACACCGGCGTGAACGGCGTGTGGGCCATCGGCGACGCCGTGCGCGGCCCAATGCTGGCGCATAAGGGCTCCGAGGAAGGCGTAGCGGTGGCTGAGTGGATCGCCGGCAAGGCGGGTCACGTCAACCTCGATACCGTGCCGTGGGTCATCTACACCGAACCGGAAATCGCCTGGGCGGGCAAGACCGAAGCCCAGCTGAAGGCCGAAGGCGTCCCGTACAAGGTCGGCACCTTCCCGTTCGCCGCCATCGGCCGCGCCGTGGCGATGAACGAGGCTATCGGCATGGTGAAGATGTTGGCGCATGCCGAAACCGACCGCATCCTCGGCGTGCACATGGTGGGACCAGGCGTGTCCGAGCTGATCGCCGAGTGCGTGGTGGCGATGGAGTTCAAGGGCTCGTCGGAAGATCTGGCTCGCATCGTTCACGCGCATCCGACCTTGTCGGAGGCCGTGCATGAGGCCGCTTTGTCGGTCGACAAGCGCGCCATCCACAAGGGCAACTAA